In Portunus trituberculatus isolate SZX2019 chromosome 46, ASM1759143v1, whole genome shotgun sequence, a single window of DNA contains:
- the LOC123519972 gene encoding 26S proteasome regulatory subunit 4 isoform X3, with the protein MGQSHSNGSGGGSQGGDDKKDKKKKYEPPVPTRVGKKKRKMKGPDAANKLPLVTPHTRCRLKMLKLERIKDYLLMEEEFIRNQETLRPQEEKQEEERSKVDDLRGTPMSVGTLEEIIDDNHAIVSTSVGSEHYVSILSFVDKDQLEPGCSVLLNHKVHAVVGVLSDDTDPMVTVMKLEKAPQETYADIGGLDTQIQEIKESVELPLTHPEYYEEMGIKPPKGVILYGQPGTGKTLLAKAVANQTSATFLRVVGSELIQKYLGDGPKLVRELFRVAEEHAPSIVFIDEIDAIGTKRYDSNSGGEREIQRTMLELLNQLDGFDSRGDVKVIMATNRIETLDPALIRPGRIDRKIEFPLPDEKTKRRIFQIHTSRMTLSDDVNLDELIMAKDDLSGADIKAICTEAGLMALRERRMKVTSEDFKKSKENVLYRKKEGTPEGLYL; encoded by the exons ATG gGTCAGAGCCACAGCAATGGGTCGGGGGGCGGCAGCCAAGGCGGTGATgacaagaaggacaagaagaagaagtacgaGCCGCCGGTCCCTACTCGTGTtggcaagaagaagaggaagatgaagggaccCGATGCTGCCAACAAGCTTCCTCTGG TGACGCCACACACGCGGTGCCGACTCAAGATGCTGAAGTTGGAGCGCATCAAGGACTATctgctgatggaggaggagttcATCCGCAACCAGGAGACTCTGAGGCCacaagaagagaagcaggag GAGGAGCGCAGCAAGGTGGATGACCTGCGAGGCACCCCAATGAGTGTGGGCACCCTGGAGGAGATCATTGACGACAACCACGCCATTGTCTCTACCAGCGTTGGCTCGGAGCACTATGTCTCCATCCTCTCCTTCGTCGACAAGGACCAGCTCGAGCCCGGCTGCTCCGTCCTTCTCAATCATAAG gtccATGCAGTGGTGGGTGTGCTGAGTGACGACACAGACCCCatggtgacggtgatgaagCTGGAGAAGGCGCCGCAGGAGACCTATGCTGACATTGGAG gTTTGGACACCCAGATTCAGGAGATCAAGGAGTCGGTGGAGCTTCCCCTGACCCATCCTGAGTACTATGAGGAGATGGGCATCAAGCCTCCAAAGGGTGTCATCCTGTATGGCCAGCCCGGCACCGGCAAGACCCTGCTGGCCAAGGCTGTGGCTAACCAGACCAGTGCCACCTTCCTCAGGGTGGtcggctcagagctcatacagaAATACctg GGTGACGGGCCCAAGCTGGTGAGGGAACTGTTCCGTGTGGCTGAGGAACACGCACCAAGCATTGTGTTCATTGACGAGATCGATGCCATCGGCACCAAACGTTATGACTCCAACTCGGGCGGTGAGCGGGAAATCCAGCGCACCATGTTGGAGCTCCTCAACCAGCTGGACGGCTTTGACTCCAGGGGGGATGTCAAG GTCATCATGGCCACTAACAGGATCGAAACTCTTGACCCGGCACTCATCCGACCAGGCAGAATTGACCGGAAGATTGAGTTCCCTCTGCCCGACGAGAAGACCAAGCGTCGCATCTTCCAAATCCACACCTCCAGGATGACCCTGTCCGACGATGTCAACCTGGATGAGCTCATCATGGCCAAGGATGACCTCTCCGGTGCTGACATTAAG GCTATTTGCACTGAGGCCGGGCTGATGGCACTCAGGGAGCGGAGGATGAAGGTCACCAGTGAGGACTTCAAGAAATCGAAAGAGAATGTATTGtacagaaagaaggagggaaccCCTGAGGGTCTCTATCTTTGA
- the LOC123519972 gene encoding 26S proteasome regulatory subunit 4 isoform X1 — translation MGQSHSNGSGGGSQGGDDKKDKKKKYEPPVPTRVGKKKRKMKGPDAANKLPLVTPHTRCRLKMLKLERIKDYLLMEEEFIRNQETLRPQEEKQEEERSKVDDLRGTPMSVGTLEEIIDDNHAIVSTSVGSEHYVSILSFVDKDQLEPGCSVLLNHKCTVHAVVGVLSDDTDPMVTVMKLEKAPQETYADIGGLDTQIQEIKESVELPLTHPEYYEEMGIKPPKGVILYGQPGTGKTLLAKAVANQTSATFLRVVGSELIQKYLGDGPKLVRELFRVAEEHAPSIVFIDEIDAIGTKRYDSNSGGEREIQRTMLELLNQLDGFDSRGDVKVIMATNRIETLDPALIRPGRIDRKIEFPLPDEKTKRRIFQIHTSRMTLSDDVNLDELIMAKDDLSGADIKAICTEAGLMALRERRMKVTSEDFKKSKENVLYRKKEGTPEGLYL, via the exons ATG gGTCAGAGCCACAGCAATGGGTCGGGGGGCGGCAGCCAAGGCGGTGATgacaagaaggacaagaagaagaagtacgaGCCGCCGGTCCCTACTCGTGTtggcaagaagaagaggaagatgaagggaccCGATGCTGCCAACAAGCTTCCTCTGG TGACGCCACACACGCGGTGCCGACTCAAGATGCTGAAGTTGGAGCGCATCAAGGACTATctgctgatggaggaggagttcATCCGCAACCAGGAGACTCTGAGGCCacaagaagagaagcaggag GAGGAGCGCAGCAAGGTGGATGACCTGCGAGGCACCCCAATGAGTGTGGGCACCCTGGAGGAGATCATTGACGACAACCACGCCATTGTCTCTACCAGCGTTGGCTCGGAGCACTATGTCTCCATCCTCTCCTTCGTCGACAAGGACCAGCTCGAGCCCGGCTGCTCCGTCCTTCTCAATCATAAG tGTACG gtccATGCAGTGGTGGGTGTGCTGAGTGACGACACAGACCCCatggtgacggtgatgaagCTGGAGAAGGCGCCGCAGGAGACCTATGCTGACATTGGAG gTTTGGACACCCAGATTCAGGAGATCAAGGAGTCGGTGGAGCTTCCCCTGACCCATCCTGAGTACTATGAGGAGATGGGCATCAAGCCTCCAAAGGGTGTCATCCTGTATGGCCAGCCCGGCACCGGCAAGACCCTGCTGGCCAAGGCTGTGGCTAACCAGACCAGTGCCACCTTCCTCAGGGTGGtcggctcagagctcatacagaAATACctg GGTGACGGGCCCAAGCTGGTGAGGGAACTGTTCCGTGTGGCTGAGGAACACGCACCAAGCATTGTGTTCATTGACGAGATCGATGCCATCGGCACCAAACGTTATGACTCCAACTCGGGCGGTGAGCGGGAAATCCAGCGCACCATGTTGGAGCTCCTCAACCAGCTGGACGGCTTTGACTCCAGGGGGGATGTCAAG GTCATCATGGCCACTAACAGGATCGAAACTCTTGACCCGGCACTCATCCGACCAGGCAGAATTGACCGGAAGATTGAGTTCCCTCTGCCCGACGAGAAGACCAAGCGTCGCATCTTCCAAATCCACACCTCCAGGATGACCCTGTCCGACGATGTCAACCTGGATGAGCTCATCATGGCCAAGGATGACCTCTCCGGTGCTGACATTAAG GCTATTTGCACTGAGGCCGGGCTGATGGCACTCAGGGAGCGGAGGATGAAGGTCACCAGTGAGGACTTCAAGAAATCGAAAGAGAATGTATTGtacagaaagaaggagggaaccCCTGAGGGTCTCTATCTTTGA
- the LOC123519957 gene encoding serine/threonine-protein phosphatase 4 catalytic subunit, translating into MGDCSDLDRQIEQLRRCEVIKEAEVKALCAKAREILVEESNVQRVDSPVTVCGDIHGQFYDLKELFKVGGDVPDTNYLFMGDFVDRGFYSVETFLLLLALKVRYPDRITLIRGNHESRQITQVYGFYDECLRKYGSITVWRYCTEIFDYLSLSAIIDGKIFCVHGGLSPSIQTLDQIRTIDRKQEVPHDGPMCDLLWSDPEDTQGWGVSPRGAGYLFGSDVVAQFNDTNGIDMICRAHQLVMEGYKWHFNNTVLTVWSAPNYCYRCGNVAAILELDENLKRDFTIFEAAPQETRGIPAKKPQADYFL; encoded by the exons ATGGGTGACTGCAGTGACCTAGACCGGCAAATTGAGCAGCTGCGGCGGTGCGAGGTGATCAAGGAGGCGGAGGTGAAGGCGCTGTGTGCCAAGGCAAGAGAGATCCTGGTGGAGGAGAGCAACGTTCAGCGGGTCGACTCCCCTGTCACG GTGTGTGGCGACATTCATGGCCAGTTCTACGACCTGAAAGAACTGTTCAAGGTGGGCGGTGATGTGCCAGACACCAATTACCTCTTCATGGGAGACTTTGTGGACCGAGGCTTCTACAGTGTGGAGACCTTCCTACTCCTGCTGGCACTGAAG GTGAGGTATCCAGACAGGATAACGCTGATCCGAGGCAATCATGAGTCCCGGCAAATCACTCAAGTGTACGGCTTCTATGATGAATGCCTGAGGAAGTATGGCTCCATCACAGTGTGGAGGTACTGCACCGAGATTTTCGACTACCTCTCTCTTTCAGCCATTATCGATGGAAAG ATATTCTGTGTGCACGGTGGCCTGTCTCCCAGCATCCAGACACTAGACCAGATCCGCACTATAGACAGGAAGCAAGAAGTGCCACATGACGGCCCTATGTGTGACCTGCTGTGGTCTGACCCAGAAG ACACTCAGGGGTGGGGGGTGAGTCCCAGGGGTGCTGGCTACCTCTTTGGCTCCGATGTAGTGGCTCAGTTCAACGACACCAACGGCATTGACATGATCTGCCGGGCCCACCAGCTGGTCATGGAGGGCTACAAGTGGCACTTCAACAACACTGTTCTCACAGTGTGGTCTGCACCCAACTACTGCTATAG GTGTGGCAATGTAGCAGCTATCCTGGAGCTGGACGAGAACCTCAAGCGTGACTTCACCATCTTTGAGGCGGCGCCGCAGGAGACTCGAGGGATTCCTGCCAAGAAGCCACAAGCAGACTACTTCCTTTAG